GCGGGAATTGGTTTGGCGCTATCAGAAATGACCGAAATGATAAAAGGTTATAGCATTGGTGAACAAGGTAGTGTTTATCTAACCAATGCAAATGGTGACATTCAACTTCACTCGGATCAGTCCATGCGGGAAAAATCGCTATTCGATTCCGTTGACCTTCCAAGAGATCAACTTCTAAATAGCGCTCAAAATATCATTCAACTTATTGACACAGAAAGCGGCGCTAAGGTTATTGCGACCAAATATATTCCGCAATTAGATTGGTTTGCGGTTGCTGAACTGCCACAAGACGAAGTCTTTGCCGACACAAACGCTTTAACCTCCACTTTAATTATTGTTGGCCTGGTTATTACCACAATTTTCATCTTAATTGCATCATTGTTCATCACAAAGGTTATTGCGCCACTTCACCATGTTGGTGAAATGCTGGAAGAAATAGCAACAGGTGACGGCGATTTAACGCAACGATTAGATGACAGAAGAGATGACGAAATAGGCAAGTTATCTGGTAGTTACAACCGTTTTGTCGAGTCTCTTGTTGCCATGTTATTGCAAGTGAAACAAACCAGTACTTCTTTGGCCGCTAGCGCGCATTCTATCGATTCACAAATGGGCCACATCAATCGTGATGTTCTTGAACAGCAGAGCCAAACTGAAATGATGGCTACCGCGGTTCAAGAAATGGGGCATACCGTGAATGACATTGCTTCCAATGCGAATCAAGCGGCGCAAAATGCAAATCAAGTGGTAAAGGATGCGAATGAGGGCTACCAATCTGTCGAAACCACCGTGGACTATGTGACCACAATGGAAACACAAATCGACGCCACCTCTGAAGTCATTCAACAATTAGCTCAGGAAGCGACGGAAATTAACACGGTACTTGAAGTAATTAGAGGTATATCAGAACAAACCAATTTGTTGGCATTAAATGCGGCCATCGAAGCCGCTCGTGCTGGTGAACAAGGCCGTGGGTTTGCCGTGGTTGCCGATGAGGTACGCAATTTAGCACAGAAAAGCCACCAGTCTACGGCTGAAATTAAGACCATCATTGAACGATTGCAGCTTCGTTCTTCGGAAAGTGTAGACGCGATGAGCACGGGTGTAGAAACCGCCGGAAAATCAAAACAATTGGTTATATCATCTGGCTCCATGTTAGTTGAGATAACAAAATCAATTCAAAACATGAGCGATATGAACGTTCAAATTGCGACGGCTACTGAAGAGCAATCCAGCGTTGTTGCTGAAATAAGCGGCACTGTCACTGGGGTAGCCGAGATTGCGCATTCTAATGCGGATTATGCAAAAAATGCAGCCCGCGATTGCGAGCAATTGAGGCAACAGTCAGAAATGCTAGAAAG
This portion of the Vibrio sp. VB16 genome encodes:
- a CDS encoding methyl-accepting chemotaxis protein, producing MKIKTKLVLTTAISLIVTASLLIFISNQAATSAIERRLFNTELPAVLLSVTEGIGKSLATPLAVSKAIATNPDYVSMIASNTMSANQNQITGYLTALKTEFSAIASYAVSARTGEYFTASGLDKTLSPNKADDQWFYGFINGDKAYELTLDFDDASSTAVLFINYVVMDKGQRIGVAGIGLALSEMTEMIKGYSIGEQGSVYLTNANGDIQLHSDQSMREKSLFDSVDLPRDQLLNSAQNIIQLIDTESGAKVIATKYIPQLDWFAVAELPQDEVFADTNALTSTLIIVGLVITTIFILIASLFITKVIAPLHHVGEMLEEIATGDGDLTQRLDDRRDDEIGKLSGSYNRFVESLVAMLLQVKQTSTSLAASAHSIDSQMGHINRDVLEQQSQTEMMATAVQEMGHTVNDIASNANQAAQNANQVVKDANEGYQSVETTVDYVTTMETQIDATSEVIQQLAQEATEINTVLEVIRGISEQTNLLALNAAIEAARAGEQGRGFAVVADEVRNLAQKSHQSTAEIKTIIERLQLRSSESVDAMSTGVETAGKSKQLVISSGSMLVEITKSIQNMSDMNVQIATATEEQSSVVAEISGTVTGVAEIAHSNADYAKNAARDCEQLRQQSEMLESLVARFKIA